The Blastopirellula sediminis sequence CCATTCGACTTCGGTCGCCAGGCTCTTGCCTTCGTCGACGGTGATGACGCCGTCCTTGCCGACCTTTTCCATCGCGTCGGCCAACAGTTGACCGATTTCACGATCGTTGTTGGCGGCGATGCAGCCGACGTTGGCCATTTCTTCTTTCTTCTTGATCGGAATCGACATGCCGTTCAGCTTGGCGGTGATGTCGGCGACCGCCTTTTCGATCCCGGCCTTCATGTGAATCGGGTTGACGCCCGAGACGACCGCACGCAGACCTTCGTTGAAGATCGCTTCGGCCATCAGCGTGGCGGTGGTGGTGCCGTCGCCGGCGACGTCGCTGGTCTTGCTGGCGACTTCGCGAACCATCTGGGCGCCCATGTTTTCATAGACGTCTTCCAGATCGATTTCTTTGGCGACGGTGACGCCGTCCTTGGTGACGGTCGGGCTGCCGAAGCTCTTCTGCAGAATGACGTTGCGGCCCTTCGGACCCAAGGTCGTCTTTACCGCTTTGGCCAGTTTCGAGACGCCGCGGCGAATCGCTTCGCGGGCTTCCTGGTCAAACGCAATCATTTTCGCCATGGAAAGTTAACTCCTGTGAGGATTTGCTTGTTCGGTTGAGGTTCCGGATGCGGAACTTAGTCCAGCAGGACGGCTTGGATGTCGTCTTCGCGGATCAGAATGACTTCTTCGTCGCCGATCTTGAAGGTGTCGCTGCCGGCGTAGCGGCTGAACACGACGCGATCGCCTTCAACGACTTGCAGCGGAGCGCGAGTGCCGTCATCCAGCAAACGACCATTGCCGACGCTGACGACGATGCCGCGCGAAGGCTTGTCTTGGGCGGCGCCCGGCAGAACGATGCCGCCGGCAGTCATTTCTTCGCTTTCGTCACGCTTAACGACAACTCGGTCGCCAAGGGGCTGCAAACGGGGCTTGGAAGCAGTTTTCTTTTTGGTCGCGGTCGCCATTCGTCGATTTCCTCCGAGAATGATCCTGGTTTGAGGAACATGGGGATATGAGGATGCCGGGCCCCTAGGGGCGCACCGGCTGCCAATCTTGCGGAAATTCAAGATAAAGCCCCATAAGAGCAAGCCGTGTGCCAACAAACTGTCTCGCGTCGTAAGTCGTTGATTAGCAAGCGACTACGAAACTGGCCACTTGGGCGAGGCCCCGATTCGGCCCGCCATCTGCCAAACTGACAGAGGTGGGTGAATGACGAATGCCGAAGCTCGAATGACGAAACTCGGATCCCAAAATCAGCACCGGACCCCGCCGCATTTTTTTTCAACTAGGGTGGCCCGTCCAGTCTCGCAAAGACTGGGCGGGTCGCGCAGCGACAAGATGCCGCGCCATCGGCGCGGCCAACCCATTCATCGCCACCAATGAGTGGACTGGACTCCACGCGAAATTTTTTGCGACATCTTACCTATCCGACCCTAGTGGCAATTTAGGTGGTCTGCGAGTCCGATTTCCTCTCCCAACAGGACTGGACCGCAGCGCGAATTTTTTTCGGGTCGACGGTGGACTGGACTCCGCACAACTTTTTTTGTGTGGATCATCGGACCGGACCGCATCTACCTTCTCAATCGGCCGAGCTTGCTGCCAATTCCTTCGCGCCCAAAACAACAGTGGACTGGACCGCACACTTTTTTCTGCCCGTCCCCATTTTTCGGCTGCCCAAGAAACA is a genomic window containing:
- a CDS encoding co-chaperone GroES — encoded protein: MATATKKKTASKPRLQPLGDRVVVKRDESEEMTAGGIVLPGAAQDKPSRGIVVSVGNGRLLDDGTRAPLQVVEGDRVVFSRYAGSDTFKIGDEEVILIREDDIQAVLLD